From Salvia splendens isolate huo1 chromosome 3, SspV2, whole genome shotgun sequence, a single genomic window includes:
- the LOC121793715 gene encoding pentatricopeptide repeat-containing protein At4g22760-like — protein sequence MQVLRLANLLENFVTADQAKQIHCQIVLNNLHNIEALLVRQILKCAAHYSARTTHYVRLILRCMRNRDAFSTSCTIRYLSQHGQFRDALALYSESHASGIFLNTFAVSSALKSCTRVLYETGGLMIHAQAQKLGFCEVVFVQTALLAFYSKMGDMVVARKVFDEISERNVVSWNSLLGGYVKCGDLAMARSVFDEMPEKDVVSWNSMVSGYARGKDMEQAYELFRRMPERSSASWNAMVTGYIDCGKMELARSFFDAIPERNSVSYITMISAYSACGNVECAKELYDQHVEKDLLLYNAMISCYAQNNRAKEALQLLDELLKPNARFQPDKITLSSAISACSQLGDSEYGAWIESYMREMGIRMDDHLTTSFIDLYAKCGNIDKANELFNGLQKRDLVAYTAMILGYGINGRAKEAIDLFDEMIDSGIVPNMVTFTGILTAYSHVGLVDEGYHCFISMQRHGLVPTQDHYSIMVDLLGKAGRLKDAYELIKSMPTRPHAGVWGALLLACSLHSNVELAEIAASNCFELEPDSGGYHSLLAGIYASAGRWEDVDRLRRAVGEKGLVKIAGSSWMN from the coding sequence ATGCAAGTTCTTAGATTGGCAAATCTGCTGGAAAATTTCGTCACTGCTGATCAAGCCAAGCAAATCCACTGCCAAATAGTGCTTAACAATCTTCATAATATCGAGGCGCTCTTAGTCCGTCAAATTTTGAAATGCGCCGCCCATTACTCTGCACGAACCACCCACTACGTCAGATTGATCCTCCGCTGTATGCGAAACCGCGACGCCTTCTCCACGTCGTGCACGATCCGTTATCTCTCTCAACACGGGCAGTTCCGAGATGCTCTTGCTCTGTATTCGGAGTCGCACGCTTCGGGGATTTTTCTGAATACATTTGCTGTATCCTCAGCGCTTAAGTCTTGTACTAGGGTTCTGTATGAAACGGGCGGATTGATGATTCACGCGCAAGCGCAGAAGTTGGGTTTTTGTGAGGTTGTATTCGTGCAAACGGCGCTTTTGGCTTTCTATTCGAAAATGGGGGATATGGTGGTTGCGCGTAAGGTGTTCGATGAAATTAGTGAGAGAAATGTGGTTTCTTGGAACTCTTTATTGGGGGGATACGTGAAGTGCGGAGATTTGGCCATGGCGCGGAGCGTGTTCGATGAAATGCCTGAGAAAGATGTCGTGTCATGGAATTCAATGGTCTCAGGGTACGCGAGGGGTAAGGATATGGAGCAGGCTTACGAATTATTTCGTCGAATGCCAGAGAGGAGTTCTGCTTCCTGGAACGCCATGGTTACCGGATACATAGACTGTGGGAAGATGGAGCTAGCACGGAGCTTTTTTGATGCAATTCCAGAGAGGAACAGCGTTTCGTATATCACGATGATTTCTGCCTACTCAGCGTGTGGGAATGTAGAGTGCGCGAAGGAGCTCTATGACCAGCATGTTGAGAAAGATCTGCTTCTCTATAATGCCATGATCTCGTGCTATGCTCAGAACAACAGGGCGAAAGAGGCATTGCAGTTGTTGGATGAACTGCTGAAGCCAAATGCGAGATTCCAGCCTGATAAAATCACATTGTCTAGTGCCATCTCCGCGTGTTCGCAGCTAGGAGACTCGGAATATGGGGCTTGGATTGAATCGTACATGAGAGAAATGGGGATCAGAATGGATGATCACTTGACCACCTCATTTATCGACTTGTACGCTAAGTGTGGAAACATTGATAAAGCTAATGAGCTGTTCAATGGCTTGCAGAAGAGGGATTTAGTAGCCTACACTGCGATGATTTTAGGCTATGGTATAAACGGTAGGGCAAAGGAGGCCATCGATTTATTCGATGAGATGATTGATAGTGGCATTGTTCCAAACATGGTTACTTTTACAGGAATACTGACAGCTTACAGCCATGTTGGTTTGGTGGATGAAGGCTACCATTGTTTCATATCAATGCAGAGACATGGCCTTGTCCCGACACAGGATCACTACTCAATCATGGTTGATCTTTTAGGTAAGGCTGGACGGCTTAAAGATGCttatgagttgatcaagagCATGCCTACTAGGCCACATGCTGGAGTGTGGGGCGCGTTGCTGCTTGCTTGCAGCCTGCACAGCAATGTGGAGCTTGCGGAGATAGCTGCCAGTAATTGTTTTGAGCTAGAGCCTGATAGTGGCGGCTATCACTCTCTTCTGGCCGGTATTTATGCCTCTGCAGGGAGGTGGGAAGATGTTGATAGATTGAGGAGAGCGGTTGGAGAGAAGGGTCTTGTGAAGATAGCGGGATCTAGTTGGATGAACTGA
- the LOC121797426 gene encoding putative protease Do-like 14, translated as MHFLRKFSNKTVLIRAAALAAAGSGTFCFATSSGHDASVSVSMPLPFRDSLAWPWRTIEGSILFPSFTHSNHSQYDFLPLSFSKPDNVPDTNISKGAAWDAGDSPKHCCNCLGRDTIANAAAKIGPAVVNLSVPQGFIGITTGKSIGSGTIIDEDGTILTCAHTVVDFQGLRSLSKGKVEVTLQDGRSFEGTVVNADLHADIAIVKIKSKTPLPTAKLGTSSKLRPGDWVVAMGCPLTLQNTVTAGIVSCVDRKASDLGLGGVHREYLQTDCAINPGNSGGPLVNADGEVIGVNIMKLLGADGLNFAVPIDSVSKIIEHFKKNGRVVRPWLGLKMIDLNDMIVAHLKERSASFPDVRRGVLVPMVSPGSPADRAGFRPGDVLVEFGGRPVESIKEVIDIMGDKVGKPFKAVVKRENNVTETLTVIPDEANPAL; from the exons ATGCATTTCTTG AGAAAGTTCTCGAACAAAACCGTTCTCATTCGAGCAGCGGCTTTGGCTGCAGCTGGTTCAGGGACATTCTGTTTTGCTACTTCTTCAGGTCATG ATGCATCAGTATCAGTCTCAATGCCTTTGCCGTTTCGGGATTCCTTAGCATGGCCATGGAGAACTATCGAGGGGAGCATCCTGTTTCCTTCATTTACGCACTCAAACCATTCACAGTATG ATTTTCTTCCTCTATCTTTTTCAAAGCCGGATAATGTGCCAGATACTAATATAAGTAAAGGAGCTGCTTGGGATGCTGGAGATAGCCCAAAACACTGCTGCAACTGTCTTGGCCGCGATACTATTGCAAATGCAGCTGCTAAGATAGGCCCTGCTGTTGTGAATTTGTCGGTACCCCAAG GTTTCATTGGTATAACTACAGGTAAGAGCATTGGATCAGGGACTATTATAGATGAAGATGGTACTATCTTAACTTGTGCTCATACGGTGGTTGACTTTCAAGGACTGAGGTCGTTATCCAAGGGAAAG GTTGAAGTGACATTGCAAGATGGTCGGTCATTCGAGGGAACTGTGGTGAATGCTGATTTGCACGCCGACATAGCAATAGTGAAGATAAAGTCAAAAACTCCACTTCCAACAGCAAAACTTGGGACATCGAGTAAGCTTCGCCCTGGGGATTGGGTGGTGGCTATGGGATGTCCACTTACCCTTCAGAATACTGTTACTGCAGGTATTGTAag CTGTGTTGATCGTAAAGCTAGTGACTTGGGTCTCGGAGGCGTGCATAGGGAATATTTGCAAACTGATTGTGCAATAAATCcg GGTAATTCTGGTGGACCTCTTGTAAATGCTGATGGAGAAGTTATAGGTGTTAACATCATGAAACTGTTGGGGGCTGATGGATTAAATTTTGCTGTCCCGATAGATTCAGTGTCAAAAATAATTGAGCACTTCAAAAAAAATGG GAGAGTTGTTCGACCTTGGCTTGGTTTAAAAATGATTGATCTCAATGATATGATTGTTGCACATCTTAAAGAAAGAAGTGCTTCCTTCCCAGATGTCAGAAGAGGAGTTCTTGTACCTATG GTATCTCCTGGTTCCCCGGCTGATCGTGCTGGCTTTCGTCCTGGAGATGTTTTAGTTGAATTTGGAGGAAGGCCCGTTGAAAGCATTAAGGAG GTGATAGATATCATGGGTGACAAAGTAGGAAAACCATTCAAGGCTGTTGTGAAGAGGGAAAACAATGTTACCGAGACTTTAACTGTGATTCCTGATGAAGCAAATCCAGCATTGTGA